Proteins encoded in a region of the Lycium ferocissimum isolate CSIRO_LF1 unplaced genomic scaffold, AGI_CSIRO_Lferr_CH_V1 ctg7531, whole genome shotgun sequence genome:
- the LOC132045658 gene encoding LOW QUALITY PROTEIN: uncharacterized protein LOC132045658 (The sequence of the model RefSeq protein was modified relative to this genomic sequence to represent the inferred CDS: inserted 2 bases in 1 codon) — MFYLSLIEHTLRLPPHLLSLPLNESIRGELESLFVDKVIANLGLAISIYDIRSIDGGFIYPSEGASTYTVKFRLVVFRPFVGXLITARLKESNAEGLRLSLGFFSDIYVPAPLMPVPSRSEPDSENQNQVRWIWTFDEQEYPIDGVDEIRFQVQNVSYPSIPRIIPEF, encoded by the exons ATGTTTTATCTGAGTTTAATAGAACACACACTGAGATTGCCGCCTCATCTCCTAAGTCTTCCACTCAATGAATCAATCAGAGGAGAACTTGAGAGTCTCTTTGTGGATAAG GTTATTGCAAATTTGGGCCTTGCCATATCTATTTACGATATTCGCTCCATAGATGGTGGTTTTATCTATCCAAGTGAAGGGGCCTCAACATATACG GTCAAGTTTAGACTGGTAGTGTTTCGCCCATTTGTAGG CTTAATAACTGCTAGACTCAAAGAGTCCAATGCAGAGGGTTTGCGCT TGTCGCTTGGATTTTTCAGTGACATTTATGTACCCGCACCTCTGATGCCAGTTCCATCACGTTCTGAACCTGATTCGGAAAACCA GAACCAAGTCAGGTGGATATGGACGTTTGATGAACAGGAATATCCTATTGATGGCGTAGATGAG ATTAGGTTCCAAGTTCAGAATGTTAGTTATCCTTCAATACCTCGTATAATTCCTGAGttttag